A region of Candidatus Dormiibacterota bacterium DNA encodes the following proteins:
- a CDS encoding redox-sensing transcriptional repressor Rex, whose translation MAGPRRSGAAISDLTAQRLSVYLRCLEDLQTAGVRTVSSQTLAEKFGLNSAQIRKDLAYFGEFGVRGVGYVVAHLKDDVIKILGLTRNRKVVIVGAGNLGMALADYAGFNAGGFQIVALFDNDTGKVGGRSRGGVPVLDIGSLTEVARRDRVSIAILAVPAPAAQKVFDLVRRAGIRAVLNFAPAQLKARPGITLKAVDLKIQLENLVFHLSRAEEARR comes from the coding sequence GTGGCTGGGCCACGGCGAAGCGGCGCTGCAATCTCGGACCTGACGGCCCAGCGTCTGTCGGTGTACCTGCGCTGCCTCGAGGATCTCCAGACTGCGGGTGTCAGGACCGTCTCCTCCCAGACGCTGGCCGAGAAGTTCGGCCTCAACTCGGCGCAGATCCGCAAGGACCTGGCGTACTTCGGCGAGTTCGGCGTGCGCGGTGTCGGGTACGTCGTCGCCCACCTGAAGGACGACGTCATCAAGATCCTGGGGCTGACGCGCAACCGCAAGGTCGTCATCGTGGGGGCGGGTAATCTCGGTATGGCGCTGGCCGACTATGCCGGCTTCAACGCGGGGGGGTTCCAGATCGTCGCGTTGTTCGATAATGATACGGGCAAGGTGGGGGGGCGCTCGCGCGGCGGGGTGCCGGTCCTGGACATCGGGTCGCTGACCGAGGTCGCCCGGCGCGACAGGGTGAGCATCGCCATCCTGGCGGTGCCGGCTCCCGCGGCCCAGAAGGTGTTCGACCTGGTGCGACGCGCGGGTATCCGGGCGGTCCTGAACTTCGCCCCGGCGCAGCTCAAGGCCCGTCCCGGGATCACCCTGAAGGCGGTCGATCTGAAGATCCAGCTCGAGAACCTGGTCTTTCACCTGTCGCGGGCCGAGGAGGCGCGGCGGTGA
- a CDS encoding NADH-quinone oxidoreductase subunit N: MMLNDLSGLMPMLLPAIGGMFVLLMVAVADDLDVRWHGLAALAFLVMSGVAALSLMARGYREELFEQAILVDSQALAFHLIFVVVALLTVLASVHHLRTVGHAFGEFFALVQFSVVGMSMMASSENLLTIFLGLEILSISLYVLAGFTRDQVNAIEGALKYFLLGAFSTGFLLYGIALFYGASGRIDLPGLASLIAAERGGPVDPMVLAATALVLVGLAFKIAAVPFHFWAPDVYQGAMAPVAGFMAAGTKAAAFAALLRVLSVALGAEPLHARWSAILSILALLTMVVGNLVALAQQNIKRMLAYSSIANAGYLLVAVVSAGAGGPGRSVVLFYLGVYAFMTIGAFSVAAILGRAGEGDQGYAITAYAGLSRRRPFLAAAMAIFMLSLTGIPPTGGFMGKFYVFKAAVDAGRYDLAIVGVLASVVGAFYYLRVVMQMYVRDPAGEEGPAPLRPSEALAIFAAAAATLWIGFFPSFLLALAQRLA, translated from the coding sequence ATGATGCTGAACGATCTGTCCGGCCTGATGCCGATGCTCCTGCCCGCCATCGGCGGGATGTTCGTCCTGCTGATGGTGGCGGTGGCCGATGACCTCGACGTGCGCTGGCACGGCCTGGCCGCACTGGCGTTCCTCGTCATGTCCGGCGTCGCCGCGCTGTCGCTCATGGCGCGGGGCTACCGCGAGGAGCTGTTCGAGCAGGCGATCCTGGTCGATTCCCAGGCCCTCGCGTTCCACCTGATCTTCGTGGTGGTCGCGCTCCTGACGGTCCTGGCGTCGGTGCACCACTTGCGGACCGTGGGGCACGCATTCGGGGAGTTCTTCGCCCTCGTCCAGTTCTCCGTCGTGGGGATGTCGATGATGGCATCGAGCGAGAACCTCCTCACCATCTTCCTCGGGCTGGAGATTCTGTCCATTTCGCTGTACGTGCTGGCCGGCTTTACGCGCGACCAGGTGAACGCCATCGAGGGAGCGCTGAAGTATTTCCTGCTCGGCGCCTTCTCGACCGGGTTCCTCCTGTACGGGATCGCGCTGTTCTACGGGGCGAGCGGGCGGATCGACCTGCCCGGTCTCGCCTCGCTCATCGCGGCGGAGCGAGGCGGCCCCGTCGACCCGATGGTGCTGGCGGCCACGGCGCTCGTCCTCGTCGGCCTGGCCTTCAAAATCGCCGCGGTGCCGTTCCATTTCTGGGCCCCGGATGTGTACCAGGGGGCCATGGCCCCGGTCGCCGGCTTCATGGCGGCCGGCACGAAAGCGGCGGCGTTCGCGGCGCTCCTGCGCGTGCTGTCGGTCGCCCTGGGGGCCGAGCCTCTGCACGCGCGCTGGAGCGCCATCCTGTCGATCCTTGCTCTCCTGACGATGGTCGTCGGCAATCTCGTGGCGCTGGCGCAGCAGAACATCAAGAGGATGCTCGCCTACTCCAGCATCGCCAATGCCGGGTACCTCCTGGTCGCCGTCGTGTCGGCCGGAGCCGGCGGGCCGGGGCGCTCTGTGGTCCTGTTCTACCTGGGGGTCTATGCCTTCATGACGATCGGCGCCTTCTCCGTGGCGGCCATCCTCGGCCGCGCCGGTGAGGGAGACCAGGGATACGCCATCACCGCGTACGCGGGTCTGTCACGGCGGCGCCCGTTTCTGGCCGCCGCCATGGCGATCTTCATGCTGTCGTTGACCGGCATCCCGCCGACCGGCGGCTTCATGGGGAAGTTCTACGTCTTCAAGGCGGCCGTCGACGCCGGGCGCTACGACCTGGCTATCGTCGGCGTCCTCGCCTCCGTCGTCGGCGCCTTCTACTACCTGCGCGTCGTCATGCAGATGTACGTCCGCGACCCGGCCGGCGAAGAGGGCCCGGCGCCGCTCCGCCCCTCCGAGGCCCTCGCCATCTTCGCCGCCGCCGCGGCGACGCTCTGGATCGGGTTCTTCCCCTCCTTCCTCCTGGCGCTGGCGCAGCGGCTGGCCTGA